In Deinococcus maricopensis DSM 21211, the sequence AGGCCATCGCGCCCGACGTGGCCGCCGGTGTGGACGCCGAAGCCCTGTACCGCGCCGTGAACCGCGTGCAGCCCAGCCTGATTCGCGTGGAAGCCGATGAGGTCACGTACAACTTCCACATCATGCTGCGCTTCGAGCTGGAGCTGGCGCTGCTGGAGGGGACGCTGAAGGTCGCGGACCTGCCTGAGGCGTGGAACGCGAAGATGGGCGAGTACCTGGGGATCACGCCGCCGAACGACGCAGACGGCGTGCTGCAGGACGTGCACTGGTCCGCGGGCTTGATCGGGTACTTCCCGACGTACACGCTCGGAAACCTGCTGAGCGTGCAGTTGCTGAACACGGCGCGTCAGGACGCACAGATCGCGGCGGGGGTAGACCGCGCGGAGTACGGGCCGCTGCTGGCGTGGCTGGCAGAGCACGTGCATCAGTACGGGCGGAGCCTGACGCCGTCTGAGCTGACGGTGCGCGCGACGGGCCGTGAACTGCAGGCCGATGATTACGTGGCGTACCTGCATGCGAAGTACGAGGACATCTACGGCCTGAAGCCGGAGTGACGTGCGGAAAGACGAGGCCACCTCATCAGCGGCCTCGTCTTTGGGTTGGGCATCTGAATGTGCCCTCCTGCCGATGAGGGCGTCAGGGTGACGTGCTCTGGGGTCAGACGGCCTGTTTGCGGGTGGCGTTGACGAGCAGGTATGCGCGGGTCGCGTCCAGCCAGGTGCGGGCGACGTGGGTATGGGGGTGCTGGCGAGTCTGCAGGGCGTCGGCGCTGCGGCTGAGCTGCCGCTCAAGCTGACGCAGGGCGCCGCTGCCGCCCTGGTTCTCGGTTTCGATGAGGGTGTTCAGGACGACGGTGTGGTGCGCCTGGCCGGTGCGGATGGTCTCGGCGATGCATTCGAGGGTCCGTTGGTTGAGCGTGTGCATGCGTGCCTCCAACAAGGAAGACTTCCATTTTGGAAATTCCTGATCTGATTACGATCTTAGCGTACTCGTTTGGGGTTTGCAAGAATCGCCCCCGAGGAATTCTGTATTGACCGGATTGCGGGCCGGTGCTACACTCCGAGCCAGGGTGGGGGATTCTGCAAATACCCAACAGCAGCCATCCCCCCTTTAGGCGACCCGACACCACCCGGTCCGGACCTCGCCGCAGCCTAGGAGGTGAACCATGAAACTGCACGAACGATTGCGTGAACTGCGCAGCGAACGCGGGCTGCGGCTCAAAGACGTCGCGGAAACCGCTGGCATCAGCGTCCCGTACCTCAGCGATCTTGAGCGCGGCCGCACCAACCCCAGCCTCGACACCCTGCAGACCCTCGCGGGCGCGTACACCATTACCGTCCACGACCTGCTCGAAGGCGTCGAATTCTACGGCCAGGGCACCGACGGCAGCATGCCCAAGGGCCTTAGCGACCTGATCGCCGACCCCGTGCTCGGCGGCCAGATCACGCCCGACTGGGTGCGCACGCTTTCCCGCATCGAACTGCGAGGCAAACGCCCGCGCGACAAAGGTGACTGGTACGAAATCTACCTGCACCTTAAACGCATCCTCGACTAACCCAACCTCAGAGGGCGGGTCTTGATCATGAGATCAAGGCCCGCCCTCCACGCTTTTTGTCGATGCCACAAATTCGCTCTAGGAAGACTCGATCTCATGCTACCTTTACAACTGGTGAGATGATGATGAAGAAATTAAGTGTAATGCTGCCAGTAATGGCATTGATGGGCGCGTGCGCACCTGTAACTGCCGGGACTCAAGTTTCTGCACCTTTGGTTCAGGAGACTCCTTTTGCTCCTGTGGTGCTTGTGCCTGGACAGACCATTTACGTGCAGTATACGTATCCTGCCGGAATGTTGGGGATCCAGGATAAGTATCTTAAAGATTTGAAAATTGATTTTAATAACCGCGATAACGGAAACAATGTGCGGTCTGTCGAAAAATATGCAAGCTGGTTGATGATGACGCCGGAGAAGCTGCCGAAAGGTGTGGAAGTCAAGCTTGACCAAGCGTACTTGGTCAAAGACGTGACTGAAACAGATAACACACGTGACGCTACGGAGATTCGTTTTTTGGAGAAAGTACGTGTCATCTTAAAAATTACGGCAGCCGTTGATGCCGATCTCAAAGGCGTCGATCTTTTGACTTTGAAATTTATGAATGACAATGTTACCAAGGACATGTCTCTATTCCTGACGACAGAGTCTACCAAGGAATAAGCTTCCACCAAAAGCAATGGATGCGACAGAATCTACTTTATTCTGCCGCATCCACTGCGCTTTACAGGATCCGTTGGCCGAGCAGGCTGGCGGCCATGCCGACCATGACCTGCGCGGTTTCGTTGCGGACGTCGAGGATGGGATTGACTTCCACAATGTCCATGCTGGTGACGCGCTGGGATTCGCTGAGGAGTTCCATGAGCAGGTGGCCTTCGCGGTAAGTGAGGCCGCCGGGGACGGGCGTGCCGACACCCGGGCAGACGGTCGGGTCGAGGGCGTCCGCGTCGAAGGAGACGTGGAGGCGTTCGACGCCGAACAGGCGCTCCAGGGTTTCCTCGGCGATGCGGGTGATGCCGAGCTGGTCAACTTCTTTCATGGTGTAGACGGTGATGCCGTGCTCGCGGATCAGTTCGCGTTCGCGGGCGTCGATGCTGCGGATGCCGATCATGACGATGTCTTCGGGGTGGGCGTGCCAGCCGCCGCCGATGCCGGCGAGGCGGGCGTCGCCAAGGCCGGTGAGGTGCGCGACAGGCATGCCGTGAATGTTGCCGCTGGGGCTGCTGTCGGGCGTGTTGAAGTCGGTGTGCGCGTCGACCCAGATGACACCGGTGCGTTTGCCGCGCGCGGCGCCGGGGACGGTGCCCATGCTCATGCTGTGGTCGCCGCCCATGCTGATGCTGAAGGTGTCGTCGGGGAGGGCGCGCAGGCGGTCGTACGCGCCGGTGCAGGCGTCGAGGATGCTGTCGAGGAACACCAGGCCCTGCTGGGAGAGTTTGTCGGCGGTTTCGGGGATGGCGACGGGGACGTCGCCGAGGTCCGTGACGGTGTGGCCGAGGTCGCGGAGGTGGTGGGCGAGGCGCGCGTTGCGTAGGGCGCTGGGGCCCATGTCGACGCCGCGGCGGCCGGCGCCGAGGTCCATCGGGATGCCGAGAAGCGAGATGTTCATTGGCTTTCAACGTAACACCAGGATGGGCGTATGCCTTACGTCTGCAACTCTATTTTCGGGTTGTGCGGAGAACACGAAGGCCATGAGTATGCGCGTGAATATTCACTCAGGGGTGGACATTGCGACGCTTGACCTTCAGGGGCCTGTCAGGGCGCTCTATCATGCAGGCATGACCCTCACCGAACCCCGCATCAACCTCAGCGCGCTGCTCCGCGCGCCCGGCGACGCCAGCATCCGCGGCGAAACGCCGAACCTGCGCTACGAGCAGGGCGGCGAACTGCAGACCCTCACCTTCGCGGTACCCGCCCCCTTCCGAGTGGACGTCAACACCCTTCAAGGCAACGAGTTCTACCTGCAGGGCCGCTTCCAGCCGACCCTCATGATGGAATGCGCCCGCTGTCTGCGCCCGGTGGAAGTCCCCCTCGACGTGCCCCTCGGCACCCTGATGCGCTACGCGCCGAGCGTCGAGGAGCCGTACCTCGAGGAAGCGGACACCGGCGAGGAGATGCTGGTGTTCGGCCACCCGGACCTGGACCTCAGCGCGTACCTCGCGGAAACGACGCTGCTGGTCGCGCCGCTCAGCGTCCTGCACGACGAGGCCTGCAAGGGCCTGTGCCAGGTGTGCGGCACGGACCTGAACGAAAGCACCTGCGCGCACCAGGCGCGCGTGCCCGTCGAGGCGCTGCAGAGTGACATGGACGGCGACCCGAACGTGCCGCATGCGACCAGCCACCCGTTCGCGGCGCTGCGCGACCTGGACCTCCCGGACGAATGAGCGAGCGCGACGCGCCCGGCGCCACCCCGGAACTCACGCACTTCCGGGACGGCGCGCCGCGCATGGTGGACGTGACGGACAAGGCCGCCACGCACCGTGAAGCGACGGCCGAGGCGTGGGTGCGGCTCCCCACGGACGCGCGCCGCGCGCTGGAAGCCGGCGCGAACCCCAAGGGGGACCCGCTGGGCGTCGCGCGCCTCGCGGGCCTGAGCGGCCTGAAACGCACCGCCGACCTCG encodes:
- a CDS encoding helix-turn-helix domain-containing protein, which codes for MKLHERLRELRSERGLRLKDVAETAGISVPYLSDLERGRTNPSLDTLQTLAGAYTITVHDLLEGVEFYGQGTDGSMPKGLSDLIADPVLGGQITPDWVRTLSRIELRGKRPRDKGDWYEIYLHLKRILD
- the rocF gene encoding arginase, yielding MNISLLGIPMDLGAGRRGVDMGPSALRNARLAHHLRDLGHTVTDLGDVPVAIPETADKLSQQGLVFLDSILDACTGAYDRLRALPDDTFSISMGGDHSMSMGTVPGAARGKRTGVIWVDAHTDFNTPDSSPSGNIHGMPVAHLTGLGDARLAGIGGGWHAHPEDIVMIGIRSIDARERELIREHGITVYTMKEVDQLGITRIAEETLERLFGVERLHVSFDADALDPTVCPGVGTPVPGGLTYREGHLLMELLSESQRVTSMDIVEVNPILDVRNETAQVMVGMAASLLGQRIL
- a CDS encoding YceD family protein, which gives rise to MTLTEPRINLSALLRAPGDASIRGETPNLRYEQGGELQTLTFAVPAPFRVDVNTLQGNEFYLQGRFQPTLMMECARCLRPVEVPLDVPLGTLMRYAPSVEEPYLEEADTGEEMLVFGHPDLDLSAYLAETTLLVAPLSVLHDEACKGLCQVCGTDLNESTCAHQARVPVEALQSDMDGDPNVPHATSHPFAALRDLDLPDE